In Bacillus cereus ATCC 14579, a single window of DNA contains:
- the etfB gene encoding electron transfer flavoprotein subunit beta, with the protein MNIYVLMKRTFDTEEKIVIKNGAIYDGEAEFIINPYDEYAIEEAIQVRDAQGGEVTVVTVGGEDSEKELRTALAMGCDKAVLINIEDDVENGDQFTTAKVLAEYLKDKDADLILGGNVAIDGASGQVGPRVAEALNIPYVTTITKLEIDGTNVKIERDVEGDTEVIATSLPVLVTAQQGLNEPRYPSLPGIMKAKKKPLEELELDDLDLEEDDVEAKTKTIEIYLPPKKDAGKVLQGELQDQVKELVSLLHTEAKVI; encoded by the coding sequence ATGAACATCTACGTACTCATGAAACGAACATTTGATACAGAAGAAAAAATCGTAATTAAAAACGGTGCAATTTACGATGGCGAAGCGGAATTCATCATCAACCCTTACGATGAATATGCAATTGAAGAAGCAATTCAAGTAAGAGACGCACAAGGTGGAGAAGTTACAGTTGTAACAGTCGGTGGCGAAGATAGTGAGAAAGAACTTCGTACTGCATTAGCAATGGGCTGTGATAAAGCGGTATTAATTAATATTGAAGATGATGTAGAAAATGGTGACCAGTTCACGACAGCAAAAGTACTTGCTGAGTATTTAAAAGATAAAGATGCAGATTTAATTTTAGGCGGAAACGTTGCAATTGATGGTGCATCTGGACAAGTAGGGCCACGCGTAGCTGAAGCGTTAAATATTCCATATGTAACGACAATTACAAAACTTGAAATTGACGGTACAAATGTGAAGATTGAGCGTGATGTTGAAGGTGATACAGAAGTGATTGCAACTTCATTACCAGTTTTAGTAACAGCACAGCAAGGTTTAAATGAACCGCGTTATCCATCGCTTCCAGGTATTATGAAAGCGAAGAAAAAGCCGCTAGAAGAATTAGAATTAGATGATTTAGATTTAGAAGAAGATGATGTGGAAGCAAAGACAAAAACAATTGAAATCTATTTGCCTCCTAAGAAAGATGCAGGAAAAGTGTTACAAGGCGAGCTGCAAGATCAAGTAAAAGAACTTGTATCGTTGCTCCATACAGAAGCGAAAGTAATCTAA
- a CDS encoding enoyl-CoA hydratase, whose product MLKFLSVRVEDHIAVATLNNAPANAMSSQVMHDVTELIDQVEKDDNIRVVVIHGEGRFFSAGADIKEFTSVTEAKQATELAQLGQVTFERVEKCSKPVIAAIHGAAMGGGLEFVMSCHMRFATESAKLGLPELTLGLIPGFAGTQRLPRYVGKAKACEMMLTSTPITGAEALKWGLVNGLFSEESLLDDTLKVAKQIAGKSPATTRAVLELLQTTKSSHYYEGVQRESQIFGEVFTSEDGREGVAAFLEKRKPSFSGR is encoded by the coding sequence ATGTTGAAATTCCTATCTGTAAGAGTTGAAGATCATATCGCGGTGGCGACGTTAAATAACGCACCAGCGAATGCGATGTCTTCACAAGTTATGCATGACGTTACTGAATTAATTGATCAAGTGGAAAAGGATGATAACATTCGTGTTGTTGTTATTCACGGTGAAGGACGTTTCTTCTCAGCAGGAGCAGATATTAAAGAATTTACATCTGTTACTGAAGCGAAGCAAGCAACAGAATTAGCACAGCTTGGACAAGTTACGTTTGAGCGTGTTGAAAAATGTTCAAAACCAGTTATTGCGGCAATTCATGGAGCGGCAATGGGCGGCGGCCTTGAGTTTGTTATGTCTTGCCACATGCGCTTTGCAACTGAAAGTGCAAAACTTGGTTTACCTGAATTAACACTTGGATTAATTCCTGGCTTTGCAGGTACACAGCGCTTACCACGTTATGTTGGGAAAGCGAAAGCTTGTGAAATGATGTTAACAAGTACACCAATTACTGGTGCAGAAGCATTAAAGTGGGGACTTGTTAACGGATTGTTCTCTGAAGAATCTCTTTTAGATGATACGCTTAAAGTTGCAAAACAAATTGCTGGAAAAAGTCCAGCAACAACTCGTGCTGTACTAGAGTTATTGCAAACGACAAAATCGTCTCATTACTATGAAGGTGTACAACGTGAATCACAAATTTTTGGTGAAGTATTTACGAGTGAAGATGGAAGAGAAGGTGTAGCCGCATTTTTAGAAAAGCGTAAACCTTCATTTAGTGGCAGGTAG
- a CDS encoding TetR/AcrR family transcriptional regulator, whose amino-acid sequence MKKNRPKYNQIIDAAVIVIAENGYHQAQVSKIAKQAGVADGTIYLYFKNKEDILISLFQEKMGEFVETIRQKTAGIESAVSKLFMLVETHFLLLSQNDPLAIVTQLELRQSNQDLRLKINEVLKGYLQVMDEILETGIKQGEFQADLNVRVARQMIFGTVDEVVTNWVMSDHKYDLVALSKTVHGLLIAACGYRQ is encoded by the coding sequence GTGAAGAAAAATAGACCGAAATACAATCAAATTATTGATGCGGCAGTCATTGTGATTGCGGAGAATGGGTACCACCAAGCGCAAGTTTCTAAAATCGCAAAGCAAGCTGGGGTAGCTGATGGCACGATTTATTTATATTTTAAAAATAAAGAAGATATATTAATATCCTTATTCCAAGAGAAGATGGGAGAATTTGTCGAAACAATTCGTCAAAAAACAGCAGGAATTGAAAGCGCTGTATCGAAGTTATTCATGTTGGTAGAAACGCACTTCTTGCTGTTGTCGCAAAATGATCCGCTTGCTATCGTTACGCAATTAGAGCTAAGGCAGTCCAATCAAGACTTGCGCCTTAAAATAAATGAAGTATTAAAAGGCTACTTACAAGTTATGGATGAGATTTTAGAGACTGGTATAAAACAAGGTGAATTTCAAGCAGATTTAAATGTTCGCGTGGCAAGACAAATGATCTTTGGAACAGTAGATGAAGTTGTGACCAATTGGGTAATGAGCGATCATAAGTATGATCTGGTCGCACTTTCAAAAACGGTACACGGGCTACTTATTGCAGCTTGTGGTTATCGTCAATAA